One region of Elusimicrobiota bacterium genomic DNA includes:
- the rimI gene encoding ribosomal protein S18-alanine N-acetyltransferase yields the protein MQKNTSGQKDNIIIHNLCFEDINGILKIEQESYPDPWSRKMFERELNLDFSHFFVATILSEIVAYVCFWHVADEAHVTNIAVSEKYRKKGVGSKMLKYIIDLAKSLQIKKMFLEVRANNIGAKVLYENYGFKNIGIRKKYYSNKDDAVIMEKIL from the coding sequence TTGCAGAAGAACACATCGGGACAAAAAGATAATATCATAATACACAATTTGTGTTTTGAGGACATTAACGGGATATTAAAAATTGAACAGGAGTCATATCCGGACCCGTGGTCAAGAAAAATGTTTGAACGTGAGTTAAATCTGGATTTTTCACACTTCTTCGTTGCTACAATTTTGTCAGAGATTGTCGCATATGTGTGTTTTTGGCATGTTGCAGATGAAGCTCATGTTACAAATATTGCTGTTTCAGAAAAATATAGAAAAAAAGGCGTTGGTAGCAAAATGCTGAAATACATTATTGATTTGGCAAAATCCTTACAGATAAAAAAAATGTTTTTGGAAGTCCGTGCCAATAATATCGGCGCAAAAGTTCTTTATGAAAATTACGGATTTAAAAATATTGGTATAAGAAAAAAATACTATTCAAATAAAGATGATGCAGTAATTATGGAGAAAATATTATGA
- the tsaB gene encoding tRNA (adenosine(37)-N6)-threonylcarbamoyltransferase complex dimerization subunit type 1 TsaB encodes MKILAIETTGEICGAALIDNNKIISERNLLVAKNSSSKIFEVVKEISKKLDFDCLAVDIGPGSFTGIRIGVSLARAYGQFLKVPVIGISSLDCLVYSALIKEKVIGHIFPIIDALRDEVFTAEYQGLKRKTGYQIIKIDKFRNMLSKGSVAAGSDEICGKIGLNGKCICTRMTASAVGFLAIKKFKNNFKGDYRKILPLYVRRSFAEEHIGTKR; translated from the coding sequence ATGAAAATACTTGCTATTGAAACGACAGGAGAAATTTGCGGGGCAGCATTGATTGATAATAATAAAATAATATCTGAACGGAATCTTTTGGTGGCTAAAAATTCCTCTTCTAAAATATTTGAAGTAGTAAAAGAAATTTCGAAAAAGCTGGATTTTGATTGTTTAGCAGTTGATATAGGTCCAGGTTCGTTTACCGGCATTAGAATAGGTGTTTCTTTAGCCAGGGCATATGGGCAGTTCTTAAAGGTTCCTGTTATCGGGATTTCAAGTTTAGATTGCCTTGTGTACAGTGCTTTAATTAAAGAAAAAGTGATAGGGCATATTTTTCCAATAATAGATGCGCTTCGTGATGAAGTATTTACGGCAGAATATCAAGGATTAAAAAGAAAAACCGGATATCAGATAATAAAAATTGATAAATTTAGAAATATGTTAAGTAAAGGTTCTGTTGCTGCCGGTAGTGACGAAATATGTGGAAAAATAGGATTGAACGGGAAATGTATTTGTACTCGTATGACTGCTTCGGCAGTCGGATTTTTAGCGATAAAAAAGTTCAAAAATAATTTTAAGGGAGATTACAGGAAGATTTTACCTTTATATGTAAGGAGAAGTTTTGCAGAAGAACACATCGGGACAAAAAGATAA
- a CDS encoding YfhO family protein: protein MAAISIILLIVTIIVYYKTLFLFGLFAANFAGASDIIKMYFPFRNFFAISLRNGQFPLWTTDMFLGFPLHAEGQGGFLYPLNIPFAIFPSWVAYNYVFILHIFLSGFFAYIFIRTIGLKKTSSLLFSVVFSFSGFFAVHNEHMNLFNSAVWIPLVFLFIYKIKNKGVWIILGGVFAIQFLSGFPQIPYYSVIIGFIWLIFNTRRIRVIINYFLALVLGLFLAACQIIPTIELIPFSARSGGIAKSQVVSWGYFFKDLLLFIYPYIFGNPAEGSYIRKDSIFGENCAFVGVMVLLLCIFGLIKCFKNKNMKFFITMSVSIISIILLFPYLYKYLLQLPGMQYFRLPQRALVFVVMSLAFMAAWGFQELKRFRFLVFIVVLLELVNFSYGYNNIIKKDYLIEKPEVVKYLKKDSDLFRISVNDQNLKAWIYAYCYSSIPGLRERVQFMYRNYLPENFNMIYNVPSLNAYSPLVPEIKTKFTNVKYIISSSDLGNGNNLSLERKLDFNNLLPALMLYRDNNFYPRAFIKKQENYDKVTPVRITRYEAKKVVIEKDKNIDGYLYLCDFYYPGWEVFIDGVKKEIISFESIRKIKVFQDDRKIVFVYSPVSFLLGLLVSLFAVCFAVVSLRHTRINAN from the coding sequence ATGGCAGCAATATCTATAATCTTATTAATAGTTACAATTATTGTTTATTATAAAACACTTTTTCTTTTTGGTTTGTTCGCAGCGAATTTTGCAGGTGCGAGCGATATTATAAAAATGTATTTTCCTTTCCGTAATTTTTTTGCAATATCGTTGAGAAATGGACAGTTCCCGTTATGGACAACGGATATGTTTTTGGGTTTTCCGCTGCATGCTGAAGGGCAAGGAGGTTTTTTATATCCATTAAATATTCCTTTTGCAATATTTCCTTCCTGGGTTGCCTATAATTACGTATTTATTCTGCATATTTTTCTTTCCGGATTTTTCGCATATATTTTCATAAGAACAATTGGTCTTAAAAAAACATCTTCATTATTATTTTCAGTAGTTTTTTCATTTTCCGGATTTTTTGCTGTGCATAATGAGCATATGAACCTTTTTAATTCGGCAGTTTGGATACCATTGGTTTTTTTGTTTATTTATAAAATTAAAAATAAAGGAGTATGGATAATTTTAGGAGGGGTTTTTGCAATACAATTCCTGTCGGGTTTTCCGCAAATCCCTTATTATTCAGTAATTATCGGATTTATATGGTTGATTTTTAACACAAGAAGAATTCGGGTAATTATAAATTATTTTCTTGCATTAGTTTTGGGTTTATTTTTGGCTGCATGCCAAATAATACCAACTATTGAGTTAATTCCCTTTTCTGCCCGTTCAGGCGGTATTGCTAAATCTCAGGTTGTTAGTTGGGGATATTTTTTTAAGGACCTTTTACTTTTTATTTATCCTTATATATTCGGTAATCCGGCAGAAGGAAGTTACATCAGGAAAGACAGTATTTTTGGTGAAAATTGCGCTTTTGTGGGAGTAATGGTTCTTTTATTGTGCATATTTGGTTTAATTAAATGTTTCAAAAATAAAAATATGAAATTTTTTATTACTATGTCAGTTTCAATTATTTCAATTATTTTATTATTCCCGTATTTATATAAATATTTATTGCAATTACCGGGTATGCAATATTTTCGGTTACCGCAAAGAGCTCTTGTTTTTGTAGTTATGTCGTTAGCTTTTATGGCTGCTTGGGGTTTTCAAGAACTTAAAAGATTCAGGTTTTTAGTTTTTATTGTTGTTTTATTAGAACTTGTGAATTTTTCTTATGGTTATAATAATATTATTAAAAAAGATTATTTGATTGAAAAGCCAGAAGTCGTAAAGTATTTAAAAAAAGATTCCGATTTATTCAGAATATCCGTTAATGACCAAAATCTAAAAGCATGGATTTACGCCTATTGTTATTCCAGTATTCCGGGCTTAAGAGAGAGAGTCCAATTTATGTACCGTAATTATTTGCCTGAGAATTTTAATATGATTTACAATGTCCCTTCACTAAATGCATATTCACCGCTTGTTCCAGAAATTAAAACAAAGTTTACTAATGTCAAATATATAATTTCATCTTCAGATTTGGGAAATGGAAATAATTTATCACTTGAGAGAAAATTAGACTTTAATAATTTATTACCGGCTTTAATGTTATATAGAGATAATAATTTTTACCCGAGAGCGTTTATAAAAAAGCAAGAAAATTATGATAAAGTTACCCCTGTAAGAATTACAAGATACGAAGCAAAAAAAGTAGTAATCGAAAAAGATAAAAATATCGATGGTTATTTATACTTATGTGATTTTTATTATCCCGGCTGGGAAGTATTTATTGATGGTGTAAAAAAAGAAATTATTTCTTTTGAATCAATAAGAAAAATTAAAGTCTTTCAAGATGACCGGAAAATAGTTTTTGTTTATAGTCCGGTGAGTTTTCTTCTGGGTCTTTTAGTGTCATTATTTGCAGTTTGTTTTGCCGTAGTTTCATTACGACACACGCGAATCAATGCGAATTAG
- the tsaE gene encoding tRNA (adenosine(37)-N6)-threonylcarbamoyltransferase complex ATPase subunit type 1 TsaE, with protein sequence MIKKYYISKKPSQTSKVGSTIAALLKKKDVVCLYGPLGAGKTVLVKGICKGLQVKDFVNSPSFKIVNEYKGKFPVYHVDLYRLNDILEIEDLGLDEYIYGDGVAIIEWSEKLGKKNLPKKRIEIYIKIPANSKNENNRTIKWQQYL encoded by the coding sequence ATGATTAAAAAATATTATATTTCAAAAAAACCAAGTCAAACATCTAAAGTGGGCTCAACCATAGCAGCATTATTAAAAAAAAAAGATGTTGTTTGTCTCTATGGTCCGCTTGGTGCAGGTAAAACAGTTCTTGTTAAGGGAATATGTAAAGGACTTCAGGTTAAAGATTTTGTTAATAGCCCGTCTTTTAAAATTGTAAATGAATATAAAGGCAAATTTCCGGTTTATCATGTTGATTTATACAGGTTAAACGATATTTTAGAAATAGAGGATTTAGGGCTTGATGAATATATTTATGGAGACGGTGTTGCGATCATCGAGTGGTCTGAAAAGTTGGGGAAAAAGAATCTTCCAAAAAAAAGAATTGAAATTTATATAAAAATACCCGCTAATAGCAAGAACGAAAATAACCGGACAATAAAATGGCAGCAATATCTATAA